The Strigops habroptila isolate Jane chromosome 13 unlocalized genomic scaffold, bStrHab1.2.pri S16, whole genome shotgun sequence genome window below encodes:
- the RFFL gene encoding E3 ubiquitin-protein ligase rififylin isoform X1, producing the protein MGGLPRLQNCILHWTVRVLVTMWASCCNWFCLDGSPEEMQPQPEQGARAQAYSNPGYSSYPSPTASEQSCKACGMRFDSSSRKHVCLDCKKNFCTSCSSQAEGGPLLCHLCQRFRATAFQREELIKMKVKDLRDYLALHEISTELCREKEDLVLLILGQQPVITQEDQIRTNPFHTSASGQQDFVILPPTGPASSTSHDASPGSADPISSSLAQEHEQANGYVPPSQVGMTGVEIAAEAPTEEETQSTDSEDNLVQGRKASLSDLTSIGDINALSVRQLKEILARNFVNYKGCCEKWELLERVTRLYKEKDLQHLVSDTDDQTGGAGLPGTEENLCKICMDAPIDCVLLECGHMVTCTKCGKRMSECPICRQYVIRAIHVFKS; encoded by the exons ATGGGTGGTCTTCCGAGACTCCAGAACTGCATTTTGCACTGGACTGTTAGGGTTTTAG ttaCTATGTGGGCAAGCTGCTGTAATTGGTTTTGTCTGGATGGCTCACCTGAAGAGATGCAGCCGCAGCCAGAGCAGGGAGCCAGAGCCCAAGCCTATTCCAACCCTGGATACAGCTCTTACCCTTCTCCCACTGCCTCAGAACAGAGCTGCAAAGCCTGCGGGATGCGCTTCGACAGCTCCTCTAGGAAG CACGTCTGCTTGGACTGCAAGAAGAACTTTTGCACgtcctgctccagccaggcCGAAGGTGGTCCCCTCCTCTGCCATCTCTGCCAGCGGTTCCGAGCCACAGCTTTTCAGCGGGAGGAGTTGATAAAGATGAAGGTGAAGGATCTGCGAGACTATTTGGCACTCCACGAGATTTCCACAGAGTTGTGTCGTGAAAAGGAGGACCTGGTACTGCTGATCCTTGGCCAGCAGCCTGTAATTACCCAGGAAGATCAGATAAGAACAAATCCATTTCATACTAGTGCCTCTGGACAGCAAGACTTTGTGATTCTCCCACCAACCGGCCCAGCATCTTCTACCTCACATGATGCGTCTCCAGGGTCTGCAGATCCCATCTCAAGTTCACTAGCTCAGGAACACGAACAG gCAAATGGTTATGTGCCTCCAAGCCAAGTTGGTATGACAGGAGTCGAGATTGCAGCTGAAGCACCAACAGAGGAGGAGACTCAG TCTACGGACTCAGAAGATAACCTGGTGCAGGGGAGGAAGGCTTCTCTGTCTGATCTGACAAGCATTGGAGACATCAACGCACTCTCTGTGCGACAGCTGAAGGAAATCCTTGCTCGCAACTTTGTCAACTACAAAGGCTGCTGTGAGaagtgggagctgctggagagggtgaCTCGTCTTTATAAAGAGAAAGACCTTCAACATCTAG TTTCTGACACTGATGATCAAACTG GTGGTGCTGGGCTCCCAGGCACGGAGGAAAACCTCTGCAAAATCTGCATGGATGCACCCATTGACTGTGTCCTGCTGGAATGTGGCCACATGGTCACTTGCACCAAGTGCGGGAAGCGGATGAGCGAGTGTCCCATCTGCAGGCAGTACGTGATAAGGGCCATCCATGTCTTTAAGTCCTAA
- the RFFL gene encoding E3 ubiquitin-protein ligase rififylin isoform X4: MGGLPRLQNCILHWTVRVLVTMWASCCNWFCLDGSPEEMQPQPEQGARAQAYSNPGYSSYPSPTASEQSCKACGMRFDSSSRKHVCLDCKKNFCTSCSSQAEGGPLLCHLCQRFRATAFQREELIKMKVKDLRDYLALHEISTELCREKEDLVLLILGQQPVITQEDQIRTNPFHTSASGQQDFVILPPTGPASSTSHDASPGSADPISSSLAQEHEQSTDSEDNLVQGRKASLSDLTSIGDINALSVRQLKEILARNFVNYKGCCEKWELLERVTRLYKEKDLQHLVSDTDDQTGGAGLPGTEENLCKICMDAPIDCVLLECGHMVTCTKCGKRMSECPICRQYVIRAIHVFKS, encoded by the exons ATGGGTGGTCTTCCGAGACTCCAGAACTGCATTTTGCACTGGACTGTTAGGGTTTTAG ttaCTATGTGGGCAAGCTGCTGTAATTGGTTTTGTCTGGATGGCTCACCTGAAGAGATGCAGCCGCAGCCAGAGCAGGGAGCCAGAGCCCAAGCCTATTCCAACCCTGGATACAGCTCTTACCCTTCTCCCACTGCCTCAGAACAGAGCTGCAAAGCCTGCGGGATGCGCTTCGACAGCTCCTCTAGGAAG CACGTCTGCTTGGACTGCAAGAAGAACTTTTGCACgtcctgctccagccaggcCGAAGGTGGTCCCCTCCTCTGCCATCTCTGCCAGCGGTTCCGAGCCACAGCTTTTCAGCGGGAGGAGTTGATAAAGATGAAGGTGAAGGATCTGCGAGACTATTTGGCACTCCACGAGATTTCCACAGAGTTGTGTCGTGAAAAGGAGGACCTGGTACTGCTGATCCTTGGCCAGCAGCCTGTAATTACCCAGGAAGATCAGATAAGAACAAATCCATTTCATACTAGTGCCTCTGGACAGCAAGACTTTGTGATTCTCCCACCAACCGGCCCAGCATCTTCTACCTCACATGATGCGTCTCCAGGGTCTGCAGATCCCATCTCAAGTTCACTAGCTCAGGAACACGAACAG TCTACGGACTCAGAAGATAACCTGGTGCAGGGGAGGAAGGCTTCTCTGTCTGATCTGACAAGCATTGGAGACATCAACGCACTCTCTGTGCGACAGCTGAAGGAAATCCTTGCTCGCAACTTTGTCAACTACAAAGGCTGCTGTGAGaagtgggagctgctggagagggtgaCTCGTCTTTATAAAGAGAAAGACCTTCAACATCTAG TTTCTGACACTGATGATCAAACTG GTGGTGCTGGGCTCCCAGGCACGGAGGAAAACCTCTGCAAAATCTGCATGGATGCACCCATTGACTGTGTCCTGCTGGAATGTGGCCACATGGTCACTTGCACCAAGTGCGGGAAGCGGATGAGCGAGTGTCCCATCTGCAGGCAGTACGTGATAAGGGCCATCCATGTCTTTAAGTCCTAA
- the RFFL gene encoding E3 ubiquitin-protein ligase rififylin isoform X2 encodes MGGLPRLQNCILHWTVRVLVTMWASCCNWFCLDGSPEEMQPQPEQGARAQAYSNPGYSSYPSPTASEQSCKACGMRFDSSSRKHVCLDCKKNFCTSCSSQAEGGPLLCHLCQRFRATAFQREELIKMKVKDLRDYLALHEISTELCREKEDLVLLILGQQPVITQEDQIRTNPFHTSASGQQDFVILPPTGPASSTSHDASPGSADPISSSLAQEHEQANGYVPPSQVGMTGVEIAAEAPTEEETQSTDSEDNLVQGRKASLSDLTSIGDINALSVRQLKEILARNFVNYKGCCEKWELLERVTRLYKEKDLQHLGGAGLPGTEENLCKICMDAPIDCVLLECGHMVTCTKCGKRMSECPICRQYVIRAIHVFKS; translated from the exons ATGGGTGGTCTTCCGAGACTCCAGAACTGCATTTTGCACTGGACTGTTAGGGTTTTAG ttaCTATGTGGGCAAGCTGCTGTAATTGGTTTTGTCTGGATGGCTCACCTGAAGAGATGCAGCCGCAGCCAGAGCAGGGAGCCAGAGCCCAAGCCTATTCCAACCCTGGATACAGCTCTTACCCTTCTCCCACTGCCTCAGAACAGAGCTGCAAAGCCTGCGGGATGCGCTTCGACAGCTCCTCTAGGAAG CACGTCTGCTTGGACTGCAAGAAGAACTTTTGCACgtcctgctccagccaggcCGAAGGTGGTCCCCTCCTCTGCCATCTCTGCCAGCGGTTCCGAGCCACAGCTTTTCAGCGGGAGGAGTTGATAAAGATGAAGGTGAAGGATCTGCGAGACTATTTGGCACTCCACGAGATTTCCACAGAGTTGTGTCGTGAAAAGGAGGACCTGGTACTGCTGATCCTTGGCCAGCAGCCTGTAATTACCCAGGAAGATCAGATAAGAACAAATCCATTTCATACTAGTGCCTCTGGACAGCAAGACTTTGTGATTCTCCCACCAACCGGCCCAGCATCTTCTACCTCACATGATGCGTCTCCAGGGTCTGCAGATCCCATCTCAAGTTCACTAGCTCAGGAACACGAACAG gCAAATGGTTATGTGCCTCCAAGCCAAGTTGGTATGACAGGAGTCGAGATTGCAGCTGAAGCACCAACAGAGGAGGAGACTCAG TCTACGGACTCAGAAGATAACCTGGTGCAGGGGAGGAAGGCTTCTCTGTCTGATCTGACAAGCATTGGAGACATCAACGCACTCTCTGTGCGACAGCTGAAGGAAATCCTTGCTCGCAACTTTGTCAACTACAAAGGCTGCTGTGAGaagtgggagctgctggagagggtgaCTCGTCTTTATAAAGAGAAAGACCTTCAACATCTAG GTGGTGCTGGGCTCCCAGGCACGGAGGAAAACCTCTGCAAAATCTGCATGGATGCACCCATTGACTGTGTCCTGCTGGAATGTGGCCACATGGTCACTTGCACCAAGTGCGGGAAGCGGATGAGCGAGTGTCCCATCTGCAGGCAGTACGTGATAAGGGCCATCCATGTCTTTAAGTCCTAA
- the RFFL gene encoding E3 ubiquitin-protein ligase rififylin isoform X5 — translation MGGLPRLQNCILHWTVRVLVTMWASCCNWFCLDGSPEEMQPQPEQGARAQAYSNPGYSSYPSPTASEQSCKACGMRFDSSSRKHVCLDCKKNFCTSCSSQAEGGPLLCHLCQRFRATAFQREELIKMKVKDLRDYLALHEISTELCREKEDLVLLILGQQPVITQEDQIRTNPFHTSASGQQDFVILPPTGPASSTSHDASPGSADPISSSLAQEHEQSTDSEDNLVQGRKASLSDLTSIGDINALSVRQLKEILARNFVNYKGCCEKWELLERVTRLYKEKDLQHLGGAGLPGTEENLCKICMDAPIDCVLLECGHMVTCTKCGKRMSECPICRQYVIRAIHVFKS, via the exons ATGGGTGGTCTTCCGAGACTCCAGAACTGCATTTTGCACTGGACTGTTAGGGTTTTAG ttaCTATGTGGGCAAGCTGCTGTAATTGGTTTTGTCTGGATGGCTCACCTGAAGAGATGCAGCCGCAGCCAGAGCAGGGAGCCAGAGCCCAAGCCTATTCCAACCCTGGATACAGCTCTTACCCTTCTCCCACTGCCTCAGAACAGAGCTGCAAAGCCTGCGGGATGCGCTTCGACAGCTCCTCTAGGAAG CACGTCTGCTTGGACTGCAAGAAGAACTTTTGCACgtcctgctccagccaggcCGAAGGTGGTCCCCTCCTCTGCCATCTCTGCCAGCGGTTCCGAGCCACAGCTTTTCAGCGGGAGGAGTTGATAAAGATGAAGGTGAAGGATCTGCGAGACTATTTGGCACTCCACGAGATTTCCACAGAGTTGTGTCGTGAAAAGGAGGACCTGGTACTGCTGATCCTTGGCCAGCAGCCTGTAATTACCCAGGAAGATCAGATAAGAACAAATCCATTTCATACTAGTGCCTCTGGACAGCAAGACTTTGTGATTCTCCCACCAACCGGCCCAGCATCTTCTACCTCACATGATGCGTCTCCAGGGTCTGCAGATCCCATCTCAAGTTCACTAGCTCAGGAACACGAACAG TCTACGGACTCAGAAGATAACCTGGTGCAGGGGAGGAAGGCTTCTCTGTCTGATCTGACAAGCATTGGAGACATCAACGCACTCTCTGTGCGACAGCTGAAGGAAATCCTTGCTCGCAACTTTGTCAACTACAAAGGCTGCTGTGAGaagtgggagctgctggagagggtgaCTCGTCTTTATAAAGAGAAAGACCTTCAACATCTAG GTGGTGCTGGGCTCCCAGGCACGGAGGAAAACCTCTGCAAAATCTGCATGGATGCACCCATTGACTGTGTCCTGCTGGAATGTGGCCACATGGTCACTTGCACCAAGTGCGGGAAGCGGATGAGCGAGTGTCCCATCTGCAGGCAGTACGTGATAAGGGCCATCCATGTCTTTAAGTCCTAA
- the RFFL gene encoding E3 ubiquitin-protein ligase rififylin isoform X3 — protein sequence MWASCCNWFCLDGSPEEMQPQPEQGARAQAYSNPGYSSYPSPTASEQSCKACGMRFDSSSRKHVCLDCKKNFCTSCSSQAEGGPLLCHLCQRFRATAFQREELIKMKVKDLRDYLALHEISTELCREKEDLVLLILGQQPVITQEDQIRTNPFHTSASGQQDFVILPPTGPASSTSHDASPGSADPISSSLAQEHEQANGYVPPSQVGMTGVEIAAEAPTEEETQSTDSEDNLVQGRKASLSDLTSIGDINALSVRQLKEILARNFVNYKGCCEKWELLERVTRLYKEKDLQHLVSDTDDQTGGAGLPGTEENLCKICMDAPIDCVLLECGHMVTCTKCGKRMSECPICRQYVIRAIHVFKS from the exons ATGTGGGCAAGCTGCTGTAATTGGTTTTGTCTGGATGGCTCACCTGAAGAGATGCAGCCGCAGCCAGAGCAGGGAGCCAGAGCCCAAGCCTATTCCAACCCTGGATACAGCTCTTACCCTTCTCCCACTGCCTCAGAACAGAGCTGCAAAGCCTGCGGGATGCGCTTCGACAGCTCCTCTAGGAAG CACGTCTGCTTGGACTGCAAGAAGAACTTTTGCACgtcctgctccagccaggcCGAAGGTGGTCCCCTCCTCTGCCATCTCTGCCAGCGGTTCCGAGCCACAGCTTTTCAGCGGGAGGAGTTGATAAAGATGAAGGTGAAGGATCTGCGAGACTATTTGGCACTCCACGAGATTTCCACAGAGTTGTGTCGTGAAAAGGAGGACCTGGTACTGCTGATCCTTGGCCAGCAGCCTGTAATTACCCAGGAAGATCAGATAAGAACAAATCCATTTCATACTAGTGCCTCTGGACAGCAAGACTTTGTGATTCTCCCACCAACCGGCCCAGCATCTTCTACCTCACATGATGCGTCTCCAGGGTCTGCAGATCCCATCTCAAGTTCACTAGCTCAGGAACACGAACAG gCAAATGGTTATGTGCCTCCAAGCCAAGTTGGTATGACAGGAGTCGAGATTGCAGCTGAAGCACCAACAGAGGAGGAGACTCAG TCTACGGACTCAGAAGATAACCTGGTGCAGGGGAGGAAGGCTTCTCTGTCTGATCTGACAAGCATTGGAGACATCAACGCACTCTCTGTGCGACAGCTGAAGGAAATCCTTGCTCGCAACTTTGTCAACTACAAAGGCTGCTGTGAGaagtgggagctgctggagagggtgaCTCGTCTTTATAAAGAGAAAGACCTTCAACATCTAG TTTCTGACACTGATGATCAAACTG GTGGTGCTGGGCTCCCAGGCACGGAGGAAAACCTCTGCAAAATCTGCATGGATGCACCCATTGACTGTGTCCTGCTGGAATGTGGCCACATGGTCACTTGCACCAAGTGCGGGAAGCGGATGAGCGAGTGTCCCATCTGCAGGCAGTACGTGATAAGGGCCATCCATGTCTTTAAGTCCTAA